Proteins from one Setaria italica strain Yugu1 chromosome V, Setaria_italica_v2.0, whole genome shotgun sequence genomic window:
- the LOC101765692 gene encoding LEAF RUST 10 DISEASE-RESISTANCE LOCUS RECEPTOR-LIKE PROTEIN KINASE-like 2.2: MASSRGFLLCVALQALAMASTLSVLPINTEAIDVQGQTFCPSSSCGFLQDIRYPFRKQGDPPGCGFSEYELVCIDNKAIIHINTGRYFVTSISYTDSTFWVVDANLYNSSCPIPERNRRPYADGLQSKSFSLLRPDAFTWAAFVSCSELIASDIIPSSTGFLSDVMYKPVDCRSTKNSLVYVFITTITPRVGNIKPSCRYLSMIPLGSWDVMAPNNASFEDVVKFMRNGFAVRFPVKIEDRPYRVIINHCLNDSVSYFYTQISSSSILNQTSAIVGIDLNFLRCVNDETYRSRLFWIAVAIISVMDIVKFVIVLAILSRFVFSPLAVLTFLAYKYWKTRISIDAVEKFLQMQQALSPTRYAYTDITAITGHFREKLGQGGYGSVYKGVLPGNVFVAVKMLGNSFCNGDEFISEVSTIGSIHHVNVVRLVGFCAEEMRRALVYEHMPRGSLDKYIFSSERSFSWDKINEIALGIARGINYLHGGCDMQILHFDIKPHNILLDNNFTPKIADFGLAKLYPRDNSFVPVSAARGTIGYIAPEMISRNFGVVSCKSDVYSFGMLLLEMAGGRRNSDQHAARRSQVYYPAWVYNHLTRQEIGEICEAFNIHEVERKLCIVGLWCIQMKSHDRPTMSEVIEMLEAGVDGLQIPPEPFFCGSEQNSVTGTFHLSSELSAISENEVTDSTR; the protein is encoded by the exons ATGGCTAGCTCCCGTGGGTTTCTTCTCTGTGTTGCCCTGCAAGCATTAGCCATGGCTTCCACACTTTCAGTTCTTCCAATAAACACTGAAGCGATAGATGTTCAAGGGCAAACcttttgcccttcttcttcctgtggGTTTCTCCAAGACATTCGATATCCTTTCCGTAAGCAAGGTGATCCACCTGGTTGCGGTTTTTCAGAATACGAGCTGGTTTGTATTGATAACAAGGCTATAATTCACATCAACACTGGAAGATACTTTGTGACTAGCATCTCCTATACTGACAGTACATTCTGGGTTGTTGATGCCAATTTGTATAATAGCAGTTGTCCCATTCCTGAGAGGAACCGACGCCCTTACGCAGATGGTTTGCAGTCCAAAAGCTTCTCCTTGCTGCGTCCTGATGCATTTACTTGGGCTGCCTTTGTGAGTTGTTCAGAGCTGATAGCAAGTGATATTATTCCCTCGTCCACCGGTTTCCTTAGTGATGTTATGTACAAGCCCGTTGATTGCAGGAGTACAAAGAATTCTTTAGTTTATGTTTTCATTACTACAATCACTCCTAGGGTTGGAAACATCAAGCCTTCATGCAGATACTTGTCCATGATTCCTTTGGGTAGTTGGGATGTGATGGCACCAAATAATGCAAGTTTTGAAGATGTTGTAAAATTTATGAGGAATGGATTTGCTGTTAGATTTCCTGTGAAAATTGAAGATCGCCCATACCGTGTCATCATTAACCATTGCCTGAATGATTCAGTGAG CTACTTCTACACTCAAATATCTAGTTCAAGCATCCTGAATCAGACTTCTGCCATTGTGGGGATCGACCTCAATTTCTTAAGATGTGTAAACGATGAAACCTACCGAAGTAGACTATTTTGGATTGCGGTGGCCATAATATCTGTTATGGACATTGTGAAGTTCGTGATCG TACTTGCAATACTATCGAGGTTTGTGTTTTCACCATTAGCTGTATTGACCTTCCTCGCCTACAAATATTGGAAAACAAGGATATCCATTGATGCAGTTGAGAAGTTTCTCCAAATGCAACAAGCTCTTAGTCCAACAAGGTACGCCTATACCGACATCACTGCAATCACAGGGCACTTTAGAGAGAAGCTGGGGCAAGGAGGCTATGGGTCTGTGTACAAAGGTGTGCTTCCTGGTAATGTTTTTGTTGCTGTCAAAATGTTGGGCAATTCGTTCTGCAATGGAGATGAGTTTATCAGTGAGGTTTCCACCATCGGAAGTATCCACCATGTCAATGTAGTGCGTCTCGTGGGGTTTTGCGCTGAGGAAATGAGGAGGGCGCTCGTGTATGAGCACATGCCCCGTGGATCGCTTGATAAGTACATCTTCTCATCTGAGCGTAGTTTTTCCTGGGATAAGATTAATGAAATAGCTTTAGGCATTGCCAGAGGAATCAATTACTTGCATGGAGGATGTGATATGCAGATACTGCACTTCGACATCAAGCCACACAATATCCTTTTAGACAACAACTTCACACCTAAAATTGCTGACTTTGGGCTGGCCAAATTATACCCAAGGGACAACAGCTTTGTGCCTGTGAGCGCTGCGCGGGGAACTATTGGGTACATAGCTCCTGAGATGATATCTCGTAACTTCGGTGTCGTTTCCTGCAAATCAGATGTTTACAGCTTCGGGATGCTATTGCTGGAGATGGCTGGGGGGCGAAGGAACTCAGACCAACATGCAGCAAGGAGAAGCCAGGTATACTACCCAGCTTGGGTGTATAATCATCTAACCCGGCAAGAGATAGGGGAGATTTGTGAAGCTTTTAATATCCATGAGGTGGAGAGGAAGCTGTGCATTGTTGGGTTATGGTGCATTCAGATGAAATCACATGATCGACCGACGATGAGTGAGGTCATTGAGATGCTTGAAGCTGGCGTTGATGGTCTCCAGATTCCTCCCGAACCATTCTTCTGTGGGAGTGAGCAAAATTCTGTAACTGGTACTTTCCATCTCTCCTCGGAGTTGAGTGCAATCTCAGAGAATGAGGTTACTGATTCCACAAGATGA